A stretch of the Mycobacterium sp. ITM-2016-00317 genome encodes the following:
- a CDS encoding ABC transporter ATP-binding protein: protein MNAARLEITDLCVIRGARRVLDRVCLTAHPGAVIGVVGPNGCGKSTLLQAVLRILSPASGSITIDGVSVTSMRPRQLARTAAAVLQDATGDFDLQVRDVVAMGRAPHKRRFQGDSAADDAVIAESLALVGAVDLTDRAFALLSGGERQRVLVARALAQQPRLLVMDEPTNHLDVRHQFDVLALPARLGVTAVIALHDLNLAAHYCDEVVVLRDGIQVCAGPPEGVLTAELIAEVWGVTAAVGPHPQTGRPHVTFDPSCGADRLVATQW from the coding sequence GTGAACGCGGCACGGCTGGAGATCACCGACCTCTGCGTGATCCGCGGCGCGCGGCGCGTGCTGGACCGCGTGTGCCTGACCGCGCACCCGGGCGCCGTGATCGGCGTCGTCGGCCCCAACGGCTGCGGAAAGTCGACACTGCTGCAAGCGGTGCTCCGGATCCTGTCGCCGGCGTCGGGTTCGATCACGATCGACGGCGTCTCCGTCACCTCGATGCGGCCACGGCAGCTGGCACGGACGGCTGCGGCCGTATTACAGGACGCTACCGGCGATTTCGACCTGCAGGTGCGCGACGTCGTCGCGATGGGCCGGGCGCCCCACAAGCGGAGGTTCCAGGGCGACAGTGCCGCCGACGACGCGGTCATCGCCGAGTCGCTGGCTCTGGTCGGCGCCGTCGATCTGACCGATCGGGCTTTCGCGCTGCTGTCGGGCGGGGAGCGGCAACGGGTTCTGGTGGCGCGGGCGCTGGCACAGCAACCGCGGCTGCTGGTGATGGACGAGCCGACCAATCACCTCGACGTGCGGCACCAGTTCGACGTGCTCGCGCTGCCCGCCCGGCTCGGCGTGACGGCGGTGATCGCGCTGCACGACCTGAACCTGGCCGCCCACTACTGCGACGAGGTGGTGGTGCTGCGCGACGGGATCCAGGTGTGCGCCGGCCCGCCCGAAGGCGTGCTCACCGCCGAGCTGATCGCCGAGGTCTGGGGCGTGACCGCCGCCGTCGGCCCGCACCCGC
- a CDS encoding iron ABC transporter permease produces the protein MSAPVVAVDRTEPGRGGSRRPPYPLVLVGLSVLLVGSMVAGLAIGSIAIAPADVVRSVGAALFPSVVDADVAPHVHTVVTQVRAPRVLLGAVVGAGLAVIGMTLQALVRNPLAEPFLLGVSSGASVGAVAVIVSGIGFAGWLSPSVAAFAGSLAALTLVYGLSSAAGQITTTRLVLAGVAVSYVLSALTSLMLLTADSGDRARQVLTWLLGGLGSARWDTLWLPLAVVVTGLILLLAQARTLNVLLAGDAAATTMGVDTARFRAQMFVLTSLLTGVLVAASGPIGFVGLILPHAVRLIVGSDHRHALPAAALAGASFLVLADIAARTLASPQEIPVGVLTALCGGPFFLWLLRRDARRAATGAQQ, from the coding sequence ATGAGCGCTCCGGTGGTCGCAGTCGACCGGACCGAGCCCGGCCGCGGCGGAAGCCGCCGTCCGCCCTACCCGCTCGTGCTCGTCGGGCTCTCGGTCCTGCTCGTCGGCTCGATGGTCGCCGGCCTGGCCATCGGCTCCATCGCCATAGCGCCTGCGGACGTCGTGCGCAGTGTCGGGGCCGCGCTGTTCCCGTCGGTCGTCGACGCCGACGTCGCTCCGCATGTCCATACGGTCGTCACCCAGGTGCGCGCCCCCCGCGTGCTGCTCGGCGCGGTGGTCGGCGCGGGCCTCGCGGTGATCGGCATGACCCTTCAGGCGCTCGTGCGCAATCCGCTGGCCGAGCCGTTCCTTCTCGGGGTGTCCTCGGGCGCCTCGGTGGGGGCTGTGGCGGTGATCGTGTCCGGGATCGGTTTCGCCGGCTGGCTCTCCCCCTCCGTGGCCGCGTTCGCCGGATCGTTGGCTGCGTTGACCCTGGTCTACGGATTGTCCAGCGCCGCAGGCCAGATCACCACCACTCGGCTGGTCCTGGCCGGTGTCGCGGTGTCCTACGTGCTCTCGGCGCTCACCAGTCTGATGTTGCTCACCGCAGACAGTGGAGACCGCGCCCGCCAGGTGCTGACCTGGTTGCTCGGCGGACTGGGCAGCGCGCGCTGGGACACCCTGTGGCTGCCGCTGGCCGTCGTGGTCACCGGACTGATCCTGCTGCTGGCTCAGGCCCGCACCCTGAACGTGTTACTCGCCGGCGATGCCGCGGCGACCACGATGGGCGTCGACACCGCCCGCTTCCGTGCCCAGATGTTCGTCCTGACCTCTCTGCTGACCGGTGTGCTGGTCGCCGCGAGCGGCCCTATCGGGTTCGTGGGTCTGATCCTGCCGCATGCCGTGCGGTTGATCGTCGGGAGCGATCATCGGCACGCTCTACCCGCTGCGGCACTGGCGGGCGCCAGCTTCCTGGTTCTTGCCGACATCGCGGCGCGGACTCTGGCCTCGCCTCAGGAGATTCCGGTCGGCGTCCTCACCGCACTGTGCGGCGGTCCGTTCTTCCTGTGGCTTTTGCGCCGGGATGCGCGCCGTGCCGCCACCGGAGCGCAGCAGTGA
- a CDS encoding ABC transporter substrate-binding protein, with product MTQSRRRGALVLSALAVAVSGCAPEASESPEAVDRNGFPVTIDNCGQQIVVETPPRSAIGYFQHPVELMLELGLRDSVAATVYPDNPPLPRHDEAYRAIPELSNKDASLEQLLSVAPDFVYGGYASAFDESAGRSRQALTDAGVTTYLNPEYCATEPITMDDVYGEVRTIAEIFGVGERADALVETMQSSVDSARERVAGVEPLKAFVYDSGEDSAFTAGRQGIGNQIIDLAGATNIFADLDDTFADVSWEQVIERNPDVIVIYDYFGTPSVEQKKQFLKSRPELATVTAIRDDRFAVLTLQDAVLGIRAPFAVEALARQLHPDRF from the coding sequence ATGACGCAGTCGCGCCGACGCGGCGCACTCGTGCTGTCCGCCCTCGCAGTCGCAGTGTCGGGCTGCGCACCCGAAGCATCGGAGTCGCCGGAAGCGGTGGACCGCAACGGTTTCCCGGTGACGATCGACAACTGCGGCCAACAGATCGTCGTCGAGACACCGCCGCGGAGCGCGATCGGATATTTCCAGCACCCGGTCGAGTTGATGCTCGAACTGGGCCTGCGGGACTCCGTCGCGGCGACCGTCTATCCGGACAACCCTCCCCTGCCCCGCCACGACGAGGCCTACCGCGCCATCCCCGAGCTGTCGAACAAGGATGCGTCGCTGGAGCAACTGCTTTCGGTCGCACCTGATTTCGTCTACGGCGGTTACGCCAGCGCGTTCGACGAGTCGGCCGGGCGGTCCAGGCAGGCACTCACCGACGCGGGGGTGACCACGTATCTCAACCCGGAATACTGTGCTACCGAACCCATCACGATGGACGACGTGTACGGCGAAGTCCGCACCATCGCTGAGATCTTCGGCGTCGGAGAGCGGGCCGACGCCCTGGTCGAGACCATGCAGTCCAGCGTCGACAGCGCCCGGGAGCGCGTCGCCGGTGTCGAACCGCTCAAGGCGTTCGTGTACGACAGCGGCGAGGACTCCGCCTTCACCGCGGGCCGGCAGGGCATCGGTAACCAGATCATCGACCTGGCGGGCGCGACGAACATCTTCGCCGACCTCGACGACACGTTCGCCGACGTGTCCTGGGAGCAGGTGATCGAGCGCAACCCCGACGTGATCGTCATCTACGACTATTTCGGCACCCCGTCGGTGGAGCAGAAGAAGCAGTTCCTCAAGAGCAGACCGGAACTGGCGACCGTCACCGCGATCCGGGACGACCGCTTCGCGGTGCTGACCCTGCAGGACGCGGTGCTCGGCATCCGTGCCCCGTTCGCGGTCGAAGCCCTGGCGCGGCAACTCCATCCCGACCGGTTCTGA